The nucleotide window AATTCGGGCTTCATGGGCGTGCCGCTCCTGGTGGCGCTGCTGGGCGAGGCCAGCGCCGGCACCGTCATCCCGACCATGGCGCTGGACATGATCGTCACCACCTCGCTGTGCATCGCCCTGTCGCGCCTGTCGCTGGGCGAAGGCAGCGCCTTGCGCGCCCTGCGCATGGCGCTGTCCGGCGTGCTGGCCAATCCGCTGCCCTGGTCCATCGCCCTGGGCGCGCTGGCCTCGGCCGCGTCGTTCACGCTGCCGGGGCCCCTGGAGCGCACGGTGGCCATGCTGGCCGACGCCGCCTCGCCGGTGGCGCTGTTCACCATCGGCGCAGTGCTGGCGCGCTCGCAGATGAACGCGCACGAGCGCGTGGCGGCGCGCGACTACGTGCCCGTCGCCCTGGCCAAGCTGCTGGTGCACCCGCTGTTGATGTGGCTGGCGTGCCAGGCGGCTCGGGCAGCGGGCCTGGAGCTGTCGCCCCTGGCCGTGACCACGCTGGTGCTGGTGGCCGCCCTGCCGAGTGCCAGCAACGTGTCGC belongs to Melaminivora suipulveris and includes:
- a CDS encoding AEC family transporter, yielding MLSVLAITFPFFALVLAGFAATRRGLLPLSAIAGLNSFVLYFALPCMLYRFGAQTPIRQLLDPVVALVYLLCGLLLVAGTVMTTRVRWGWNDAAFGALVAAFPNSGFMGVPLLVALLGEASAGTVIPTMALDMIVTTSLCIALSRLSLGEGSALRALRMALSGVLANPLPWSIALGALASAASFTLPGPLERTVAMLADAASPVALFTIGAVLARSQMNAHERVAARDYVPVALAKLLVHPLLMWLACQAARAAGLELSPLAVTTLVLVAALPSASNVSLLAERFEAHGGRIARIILVSTALAFVTFSAAVALLV